The Rhinatrema bivittatum chromosome 4, aRhiBiv1.1, whole genome shotgun sequence genome window below encodes:
- the CHST13 gene encoding carbohydrate sulfotransferase 13 isoform X1 — MRKGKALALAASLGSFLLLVLYFQSDPSPVAEDRSLGNIWHGKSRRSPLQALYDSEQFEQSTLQMTHQKRRDLLDRVCKMYSRKRRVLTPDDLKHLIVDDTHGLLYCYVPKVACTNWKRVMMVLTGQGKYRDPLQIPANEAHVPANLRTLSEFSTPEINYRLRNYLKFVFVREPFERLVSAYRNKFTRHYNTAFHKRYGTKIIKRHRRDPTLKALENGDDVKFEEFLYYLVDPRTQREEPFNEHWERVHSLCHPCIIHYDVIGKYETLADDANYVLQLVGAQGTVTFPSSSKTTITTDDMAAEFFENVNVFYQKRLFNLYKMDFLLFNYSVPSYLHIR; from the exons ttGCAGAAGACAGAAGTTTGGGGAACATTTGGCATGGGAAATCCAGGCGGAGTCCACTGCAAGCTCTTTATGACAGCGAACAG TTTGAACAGTCCACTCTTCAGATGACCCACCAGAAGAGGCGAGACCTGCTGGACAGGGTCTGCAAGATGTACTCACGGAAGCGCCGCGTCCTGACACCCGATGACCTGAAGCACCTTATTGTGGATGACACACACGGGCTGCTGTATTGCTATGTACCCAAGGTGGCCTGCACAAACTGGAAGCGGGTCATGATGGTGCTGACGGGGCAGGGCAAGTACCGGGACCCACTGCAAATCCCAGCCAACGAAGCCCATGTCCCAGCCAACCTGAGAACCCTTTCAGAATTCAGCACTCCAGAGATCAACTACCGTCTCAGGAACTACCTCAAGTTTGTCTTTGTCCGTGAGCCGTTCGAGCGCCTGGTCTCAGCCTACAGGAACAAATTCACACGCCATTATAACACCGCCTTCCACAAGCGGTATGGCACCAAGATCATCAAGCGCCACCGACGGGACCCCACGCTGAAGGCCCTGGAAAACGGAGATGATGTCAAATTCGAGGAGTTCCTGTATTACCTTGTGGACCCCCGAACACAGCGTGAGGAGCCCTTTAATGAACATTGGGAGAGGGTTCACTCCCTCTGTCACCCCTGCATCATTCACTATGATGTCATTGGCAAGTATGAGACACTGGCAGATGATGCCAACTATGTCCTCCAGCTGGTTGGTGCCCAGGGTACAGTGACGTTTCCATCCTCTTCCAAAACAACCATAACCACGGACGACATGGCAGCAGAATTCTTTGAAAATGTCAACGTGTTTTACCAAAAGAGACTCTTTAATTTATACAAAATGGATTTTTTATTATTCAACTATTCTGTACCTTCCTATTTGCATATACGATGA
- the CHST13 gene encoding carbohydrate sulfotransferase 13 isoform X2 encodes MSKGVEEKFEQSTLQMTHQKRRDLLDRVCKMYSRKRRVLTPDDLKHLIVDDTHGLLYCYVPKVACTNWKRVMMVLTGQGKYRDPLQIPANEAHVPANLRTLSEFSTPEINYRLRNYLKFVFVREPFERLVSAYRNKFTRHYNTAFHKRYGTKIIKRHRRDPTLKALENGDDVKFEEFLYYLVDPRTQREEPFNEHWERVHSLCHPCIIHYDVIGKYETLADDANYVLQLVGAQGTVTFPSSSKTTITTDDMAAEFFENVNVFYQKRLFNLYKMDFLLFNYSVPSYLHIR; translated from the exons ATGTCTAAGGGGGTAGAGGAGAAG TTTGAACAGTCCACTCTTCAGATGACCCACCAGAAGAGGCGAGACCTGCTGGACAGGGTCTGCAAGATGTACTCACGGAAGCGCCGCGTCCTGACACCCGATGACCTGAAGCACCTTATTGTGGATGACACACACGGGCTGCTGTATTGCTATGTACCCAAGGTGGCCTGCACAAACTGGAAGCGGGTCATGATGGTGCTGACGGGGCAGGGCAAGTACCGGGACCCACTGCAAATCCCAGCCAACGAAGCCCATGTCCCAGCCAACCTGAGAACCCTTTCAGAATTCAGCACTCCAGAGATCAACTACCGTCTCAGGAACTACCTCAAGTTTGTCTTTGTCCGTGAGCCGTTCGAGCGCCTGGTCTCAGCCTACAGGAACAAATTCACACGCCATTATAACACCGCCTTCCACAAGCGGTATGGCACCAAGATCATCAAGCGCCACCGACGGGACCCCACGCTGAAGGCCCTGGAAAACGGAGATGATGTCAAATTCGAGGAGTTCCTGTATTACCTTGTGGACCCCCGAACACAGCGTGAGGAGCCCTTTAATGAACATTGGGAGAGGGTTCACTCCCTCTGTCACCCCTGCATCATTCACTATGATGTCATTGGCAAGTATGAGACACTGGCAGATGATGCCAACTATGTCCTCCAGCTGGTTGGTGCCCAGGGTACAGTGACGTTTCCATCCTCTTCCAAAACAACCATAACCACGGACGACATGGCAGCAGAATTCTTTGAAAATGTCAACGTGTTTTACCAAAAGAGACTCTTTAATTTATACAAAATGGATTTTTTATTATTCAACTATTCTGTACCTTCCTATTTGCATATACGATGA
- the CHST13 gene encoding carbohydrate sulfotransferase 13 isoform X3, producing MTHQKRRDLLDRVCKMYSRKRRVLTPDDLKHLIVDDTHGLLYCYVPKVACTNWKRVMMVLTGQGKYRDPLQIPANEAHVPANLRTLSEFSTPEINYRLRNYLKFVFVREPFERLVSAYRNKFTRHYNTAFHKRYGTKIIKRHRRDPTLKALENGDDVKFEEFLYYLVDPRTQREEPFNEHWERVHSLCHPCIIHYDVIGKYETLADDANYVLQLVGAQGTVTFPSSSKTTITTDDMAAEFFENVNVFYQKRLFNLYKMDFLLFNYSVPSYLHIR from the coding sequence ATGACCCACCAGAAGAGGCGAGACCTGCTGGACAGGGTCTGCAAGATGTACTCACGGAAGCGCCGCGTCCTGACACCCGATGACCTGAAGCACCTTATTGTGGATGACACACACGGGCTGCTGTATTGCTATGTACCCAAGGTGGCCTGCACAAACTGGAAGCGGGTCATGATGGTGCTGACGGGGCAGGGCAAGTACCGGGACCCACTGCAAATCCCAGCCAACGAAGCCCATGTCCCAGCCAACCTGAGAACCCTTTCAGAATTCAGCACTCCAGAGATCAACTACCGTCTCAGGAACTACCTCAAGTTTGTCTTTGTCCGTGAGCCGTTCGAGCGCCTGGTCTCAGCCTACAGGAACAAATTCACACGCCATTATAACACCGCCTTCCACAAGCGGTATGGCACCAAGATCATCAAGCGCCACCGACGGGACCCCACGCTGAAGGCCCTGGAAAACGGAGATGATGTCAAATTCGAGGAGTTCCTGTATTACCTTGTGGACCCCCGAACACAGCGTGAGGAGCCCTTTAATGAACATTGGGAGAGGGTTCACTCCCTCTGTCACCCCTGCATCATTCACTATGATGTCATTGGCAAGTATGAGACACTGGCAGATGATGCCAACTATGTCCTCCAGCTGGTTGGTGCCCAGGGTACAGTGACGTTTCCATCCTCTTCCAAAACAACCATAACCACGGACGACATGGCAGCAGAATTCTTTGAAAATGTCAACGTGTTTTACCAAAAGAGACTCTTTAATTTATACAAAATGGATTTTTTATTATTCAACTATTCTGTACCTTCCTATTTGCATATACGATGA